GATGCCAGTAAACTTTCTGAAGGTATGCCTATTCGTTATTTAGGCATTGATATTGGTCAGGTCGAATCTCTGATCCTCTCACCGGATAGAAAAGCGGTAACTGTCTCAGCAGTCCTCTACCCTGATTATGTGAAAACATTTGCAAGATCAGGTAGTCGATTTGCCGTTGTCACGCCAGAATTAACGGCGTCCGGACTAGATAATCTCGATTCCCTTATTCAACCTTATATTAAAGCTGAGCCTGGTAATGGTGGTGTTTATCGTCAATTTGAGCTTCAAACATCTAACATTACAGACTCACGCTACCTTGATGGATTAAACCTTGTCTTAAATGCCACAGAAGCTGGCTCAGTACAAATTGGTACACCTATTTATTATCGAGGTCTTGAAGTTGGTGCCGTGACTGGTCTTGAGTTAGGAAACATGTCCGATAGAGTCTTAATCCACATTCGAATTAGTAAAAAATATCAATATCTTGTTAGAAATAATACCGAATTCTGGCTCTCTTCTGGCTATAACTTCTCATTTGGTTTAACGGGTGGCGTTATAAGAAGTGGAACCTTTAAACAATTTATACGCGGAGGTATTACATTTGCGACCCCACCTTCCACACCATTACAAGCAAAAGCGAAACAGGAACAGAATTTCATTTTAAATGCAAAAGAACCTAAAGATTGGAACGAATGGGGAACTGCAATACCCAAACCATAAAATAAGATAATTCCTCCTTGTTCCACGCTAGTTATTTAGAACGGATCACAAAAAATGATCCGTTTTTTTTATTTTCAAAATATATTTTGGAAATAGATTCCATTTATACTATGCTTAATTCTGTTTGGTTAAAAAGCATTATTTACAATAAATGCCCCCCAAAACACAACGGAACACAACGGAACACAACAGAACATCGCCTACACTGGAGTGATAACATGAAGAAAATAACGTTAAAAATTGCTTGCTATGAAATTGAAGATATTACGTTGAAACACTCTTCCGATAATCAATTAGCTTATATTCATATTCCATGTGATTATGATACAGAGTTTTGTATGCAACTGGATGGATGGGATGAAAACACGAGCATTCCAGCTCAATTGAAAGATAAAAATATTCTGCTTTATCGTCATGCTTATGACAAAGAAAACCATCATTGGATTCTAAAAGTGGCATAAGAGATGCTAAAGCGAAATAAAAAAAGCCAGATAAATCATTTATCTGGCTTAGGGAAAAGGCTCATTACGAGCCGTGCGCTAAAAAGTCATTACTGATTACTACGTAAACAAAAAATTGTGGACTAACTCAGATCTTTCTATTTCACAACCTACTGTTAAATATTAGCTAATAATATGTAAAAATCTAGTGAATAACTTAATAGCACACTCTTATCTATT
This genomic stretch from Proteus vulgaris harbors:
- a CDS encoding Protein of uncharacterised function (DUF1480), whose amino-acid sequence is MKKITLKIACYEIEDITLKHSSDNQLAYIHIPCDYDTEFCMQLDGWDENTSIPAQLKDKNILLYRHAYDKENHHWILKVA